The following is a genomic window from Citrifermentans bemidjiense Bem.
AGGCGAAGACGGGGGTAAGCAGGCTGGTCTCGCTGGAGACGGTGGAGCGCGAGCATATCCTGCACGTCCTCAAGGCCTCAGGGAACAACAAAAGCCGCGCCGCGAAGATCCTCGAGATAGCCAGGCGCACGCTGGACCGGAAGATCGAGGAGTACGGCCTGGAAGACGGGGGCTCCCGCTGATGCTCAAGCGTTTCCCGATCAAGGCCAAGCTCACCTTCGGGGCGCTGGCGCCGCTTTTCGTCGCCTTCTTCATCTGCTCCCTGGCCGGCCTCTACATCATCAACGAGAAGATCGCGAGCCAGGCGCAGGAAAAGGTGCGCACCGACCTCAACTCCGCGCGTGAGGTCTACAGAAACGAGCTGGACCGGATCCGCGAGTTCATCGATCTCACCGCCACCAACCCCTACAACTCCTCCTCCATCGTCGCCGGCGATCATGAAATCCAGGCTCTTTTGCGCCAGCGGCTCTACAAGAAACGGCTGGACATCCTGACCGCCGTGGACGCGAAGGGGCGGGTTTTGTACCGTGCCCACACCCCGAGCCTTGCCGGCGACCTGCAAAAGAGCTACTTCGTGCAGCAGGCGCTGAAAGGGGTGGCGGTAACGGGGACGGCGCTTATGGGCGAGCAGGAACTGGCCCGGGAGGGTGTGGCGCTATCCAGCCGCGCCACCATTCCGCTGGTCTCCACGCCGCATGCCCGTCCGCGCAACGACGCGATCGAAAAAACGGGGATGGTAATGGTCTCCGCCGCCCCCTTGAGAAACCATGCCGGGCAGATCATAGGCGCCCTGTACGGCGCGGTCCTGCTCAACAACAACAACGCCCTGGTCGACAAGATCAAAGAGATCGTGTACGAGGGGGTGCAGTTCAACGGCACGGACGTGGGAAGCGCCACCATCTTTTTGGGCGACGCCCGGATCGCGACCAACGTCCGCCTGACCGACGGCGCCCGCGCCATAGGGACCAGGGTATCCGAAGAGGTGTACCAGCGGGTGATCGTGGAGAAAAAGAAGTGGATCCGGCGCGCCTTCGTGGTGAACGACTGGTACTTCACCGCCTACGAGCCGATCCTGGACCTGCATGGAAAGGCGATCGGGTCGCTCTACGTCGGGATGCTGGAGAAGCCTTACACCCACATGCAAAAAAGCGTCAACTCGATCCTGTACATGGTGCTCTTCGTCACCTCGCTGATCGGGCTTGCGGTCTCCGGCTTCATCGCCACCCTCCTCGCCCGTCCCATCAAGGAGCTGGAGAAGCTGGCGCACCGGGTGGCGCGCGGTGAGCGCAACCTGCAGATGGAGGTGCACACAAAGGACGAGGTCGGGGACCTGGCCGACGCCTTCAACCTGATGACCAGAGCCCTGAGCCGCCAGGAGGCCGAAATAGGTCTCTTGCACCGCGCGCTGGAGCTTAAGGTGGAGGAGCGGACCGCGCAACTCTCCGACAAGAACCGCCTGCTTTTGCAGACCCAGGCGGACCTGGCCCGCGCCGAGAAGCTTGCCGACCTGGGGATCGTCGCCGCCGGCGTAGCCCACGAGATCAACACCCCGCTTGCCATCATCCGCGGCAACGCCGAGGTGCTGGAGATGTGCCTTCCGCCCGAGCATCCCAACCATGAGGAGGTCGAGATCATCAGCATGCAGACCGAGCGCATGGCGAAGATCGTCGGCAACCTGCTCACCTTCGCGCGCCAGAAATCCCTGAACCAGAGGGAGTTCATGGTGCACGAGATCCTGGACGACATCGTGACGCAGATCAGGCATCAGGTTCCCATGGACGCCATCTCGGTGCAGTGGGAATACGACATGAACCTGGGTGCGGTTACTGGGGATACCGACCAGCTGCGGCAGGTATTCAGCAACATCATCCTGAACGCGGTGCAGGCGATGCTTCCCGAGGGAGGAACCCTCAGGCTCACCACCCGGCCCCACGGCCCCGGCAACGGATGCGAAGTTGAGATCCGCGACACCGGCAAAGGTATCCCTGCCGAGCATCTGGAAAAGATCTTCACCCCGTTTTTCACCACCAGGGACAGCGGCACCGGGCTTGGCCTCTCCGTTTCCTACGGCATCGTTAGGGACCACGGCGGCGACATCCAGGTTTCCAGCACGCCGGGAGCCGGTACCTGCTTCAAGATTGTCTTGCCGGGGGAAACGGAAACGGCACAGGAAACGCCGGAAAACGTCGCAGATCTTTAAAGTAAAACTTTCATTTCAGAGGAGCAAATACATGAGTATGCAGTGGACCAGCGATCTAGCGACAGGAGTAGCGGAAATAGATAACCAGCACAAGGAGATTTTCGCCAGGTTCGACCGTCTGTTCAACGCCTGCAGCGAGGGTAAAGGGAAAGAAGAGGTGCTGCGGCTGCTGCTGTTTTTGCAGGATTACGTGAAGGAGCACTTTTCGGCGGAGGAGCGGCTGCAACTGCGCGAGGCCTACCCGCAGTACGCGGAGCACAAGGCGCAGCATGCGAGCTTCATAGCCGAGGTGGAGCGCCTGGCGTGCGAATTCGCGGCAGAGGGGGCGACGCTTCCTCTGGTAATCAAGACCAACAAGACCCTCTCCTCGTGGCTGGTGCAGCACATCAGCAAAACCGACATGGCGTTCGCGGGGTACCTGCGCTCTCAAGCCTGAGGCCTGAAGCCCCGGCGCCGCAAAGGCGAGGAATGAGAATAAAAAAGGGAGGCGCCTGTGGCGTCTCCCTTTTTCGCTATATCATGCCTGCGGCGGCTTGGGGCCGGCGGGCTGGTCGGGCTTGCGTTGGCCGTCCTTGCCTCCTTGCCGGAACGGCCTCCTGTTCCTGGAGCGGCTGCGCACCCGTTCTCCGGGAGCGGCCTGCTTCGCCTGGCCTTGTCCGGGCTGTCTCACCTGAGCTTGCGCTGCTGGTCTTGCCTGGGGCTGCCCTGCGACTCTCGCCTGGGTCTGCCCTCCCTGTTTTGCCTGGGTTTGTCCCTTCTGCCCACCCTTCTGCGGCTGATCCTTTGGGGCAGGTTCCGGGCGGTTCGGGGATTTCAACCGCGCTATCAGATCCTTGGCCCAGTCCAAGTCTCCGTCGCAGCATTCCTTGGCTACGTACTGCAGGTCTTCAGGGGTCGTTTTCGTGGACTTGATCCGGACCAGGTTCTCGATAAGGTCGCGGGACCAGTAGTACTCCCGGATGTACTTTTTGCCGTCGATCTCTTCGTAGCTGTAGTCCGTGCAGGGGACCACGCTTTTGAGCCACTGCGTCGATACCTTGAGACGGGCCGCGGCGGCATCCTGCTCATGGTGGTCGTGGTCCTGCTTTTTGCGCAGCACGGTGCCCGCAGCAGGCTGATCCTGCGCCGGCGCTTCATTCTGCAGCATCCGGTCGAGATACAGCGCCAGGTCCTCCAGGGCCTCGCTCGGGAGGCGCGAAAGTCCGATCTCCGACCGGTAGACCACGCCGGGGTGATCGACACTGTAGTTCACTGTCGGCTCACTCTCCCCTTCCTGCTGGCCGACGCTCACTTCGAGTCCGAACGCGGAGTCCGACAGTAACTCGACCAGGTCCTCCTCGACATCGTCAAGGATAATCCGGGCGATGCTCTCCTTGAGAGGGCCTTCGTCCACCCTGAAGTAGGCATGGCCGTGCAGTTGGGCTAGTTGAGAGGTTACGTTATGCAGTTGTGGTGTCATGAGTTACCCGTTTTTGTAGCCATTCTTTATTTTGAACTTCGGTCTGTGCCAACAGATGTGCCGGTTGATCAACGCGGCGACCACATACCCTAGCACAAGCAGCCCTCAAACGCATACATCATTTTCTGGGAGCCTTGCAGCGGCAACGACTTCTCTGTCTCATACTGCTCGACGCGCGTCTCCGAACCCGGAAGGCTCGTGATGATTCGGTGGCCGTCTGTCTCGCTGAAACCGCAAAAGCTAGCAGAAAAAAATGGGAGCCGTTTTTGGCTCCCACTCGCCTTGCGGCGAAGATTCATCCTAAAGAAAACCTGTGGCCTGCAACTGATACAGGCCGCTTAACGGCTTAGATCCACTCCTTGTCGACTACGTCATTCCATCAGCAAACATAGCATCGCATCGCTCATAGCATCAGAAAAAAAAGATCACATACAAATGATTGCATCCATTACACAACACTCGCATAGCATCACATGCAGAGAAACCACATACAAGCAAGAACATAACAAAGTCAATTCACATAACATAGCAGTCAAAGAACACGCTGATTGCAATTCAACTAACTAGCGCACAACTCCTCGTACAACTGGGACGGCAGAAACGGTTTTCTTAGCAGGCTGCTCCGACCGGTACGGAGTTCGGCCGGGGGGGTCTCGAATTTCGAGAAACCACCGCTGCAAAAGACGATCCGGGAAGAGTGGGCGAATTCACGGATCTCGCGGGCAGCCTCCACCCCGGTCTTCAGGGGCATGTCGATGTCCATGATGGTGACGTCGGGACGGTGCGCGCGGAACTTCTCCACAGCCTCGATGCCGTTAGCGGCCTCTGCAACGATGGTGTGCCCTTGCTTTTCAATCATGTGACGGAGCATCACCCTTATGTCCTCTACATCGTCTACGATCAGAACCCTTCGTTTCATATCAAACCTCATTGCATTGGAAAACCGGGCTCGGCACCTCAACCCGCGATGCTCCACTACTTGCTTAAGGCATGCCCAAACCCCTAGTTTCGTATTCCTTCTCACAAGCAGAAGAGATAAGAGCAGTTTTATTAAAGAGCCAGGATAGGTTAAGCTTCCGAACCTACCGCAATTATTCAGGTTATGCTGCGAACCTCGCCCACTATTAAATTCTCCAGCCCCGTCCGGCACATGCCGGCATAACGGCACCTACATCGCCCTCAGTCGTGCGCGCACCGGGCACGGGGACAAGTGGAGTTACTCAGTCTTTTCACCGGATTTTTGGAGAAATCAACGCGAAATGGCGGAAATCTTGGTATCGTTGCGGTTTTGCGGTGCTGAAGGGTTACTTGATTTTGAAGGGCTGACGACTAGACTTTGCAAGGTTTTCGAAAGCACCGGCTCCTGAAGATACCAGGAAC
Proteins encoded in this region:
- a CDS encoding response regulator transcription factor, with the protein product MKRRVLIVDDVEDIRVMLRHMIEKQGHTIVAEAANGIEAVEKFRAHRPDVTIMDIDMPLKTGVEAAREIREFAHSSRIVFCSGGFSKFETPPAELRTGRSSLLRKPFLPSQLYEELCAS
- a CDS encoding bacteriohemerythrin; the protein is MSMQWTSDLATGVAEIDNQHKEIFARFDRLFNACSEGKGKEEVLRLLLFLQDYVKEHFSAEERLQLREAYPQYAEHKAQHASFIAEVERLACEFAAEGATLPLVIKTNKTLSSWLVQHISKTDMAFAGYLRSQA
- a CDS encoding cache domain-containing protein — protein: MLKRFPIKAKLTFGALAPLFVAFFICSLAGLYIINEKIASQAQEKVRTDLNSAREVYRNELDRIREFIDLTATNPYNSSSIVAGDHEIQALLRQRLYKKRLDILTAVDAKGRVLYRAHTPSLAGDLQKSYFVQQALKGVAVTGTALMGEQELAREGVALSSRATIPLVSTPHARPRNDAIEKTGMVMVSAAPLRNHAGQIIGALYGAVLLNNNNALVDKIKEIVYEGVQFNGTDVGSATIFLGDARIATNVRLTDGARAIGTRVSEEVYQRVIVEKKKWIRRAFVVNDWYFTAYEPILDLHGKAIGSLYVGMLEKPYTHMQKSVNSILYMVLFVTSLIGLAVSGFIATLLARPIKELEKLAHRVARGERNLQMEVHTKDEVGDLADAFNLMTRALSRQEAEIGLLHRALELKVEERTAQLSDKNRLLLQTQADLARAEKLADLGIVAAGVAHEINTPLAIIRGNAEVLEMCLPPEHPNHEEVEIISMQTERMAKIVGNLLTFARQKSLNQREFMVHEILDDIVTQIRHQVPMDAISVQWEYDMNLGAVTGDTDQLRQVFSNIILNAVQAMLPEGGTLRLTTRPHGPGNGCEVEIRDTGKGIPAEHLEKIFTPFFTTRDSGTGLGLSVSYGIVRDHGGDIQVSSTPGAGTCFKIVLPGETETAQETPENVADL